The Lachnospiraceae bacterium KM106-2 nucleotide sequence TAACGGTTGCTACTTTAGGATTGGAACTTGTCCAAGTAAAAGTTGGCTGATAACTATAATAAGTTAATGTCTTTGTCTTACCTACAGTTAAAGTTGTATTGGATTCGCTTAATGCTATCTTTGTATATTTACTAATTGCATTGATATTCTTTTTCGTACATACCTTTGATTTCATTGCAACCGTCTTAAGCCTGGTTGTCTTTGTATGTTTCTTAATGAATGTATCAAACGTCTTTTTACTAACTTTTTTCTTATTTACTTTATATCGATAGACAGGATCCATACTCCATCCTTCATCTGTGTAATACGAAGCGACTTCTTTTAACTTTCCTTTACTGATTACATAATAAGTCTCATAGTAATCCCCTCTTGCTGCTACACCTTCCAGCAATAAATCTCCTTTTGCAAACCAGTTAAAAGCACCGTGTCCTGTCGTTGCTAAATACTTCACCTTGCCATCATAATAAGTATAAATATACTGCGTTGAAGTGAAGCTGAATACTACAGATACATCGATCACTAATTCTGGTACATTATCTTTATTTACATCTACAATCTGAAATTTGATATCGCTCATTCCATACAAACGGTTTCCATCAATAGATGTTGTCTTTAAAAACTTTTGATATGCCTCTACCGCCTTTGTATACTGGCTTGTCTTTTCTGATGCAGATGCTCTCTGACCTACACTCATAAGGAGTGCTGCCACTGTAAGTAATATCATACATCCTAGTTTCTTAATGTTGTTTTTCATATTTCCCCTCATATTTCATTCATTGTTACCCTCTAAATGGGTACAGTTGATATATCGGTAGCCAAAAAAGAATATCTTATACTGTTATGTTAGTTCCCAACAACTCCCAGAAATTATTCCTATAAAAAAGAGTTTGGCTTGCCAGACTCTCCGCGTCGAACGCGATCACAAAGTGATACCTTCCTTCCGCGTGAGTACGCATCTTGGCTTTCTTCCTTTAGAAAGCTTTTTTTAATTGATAGGTGAGTTCAGAGAACTTTCCTATCAATTAAAAAAAGACACCGTATCTGATCTCTTCAATCAAATACCGTGTCTTTTCACTAACTAATTAGTTTGAATCTTACCTTGTTCCCTTAAGATTGCCTCTACCAGGTTAACACATTCGAATACCATGGAATCGCAATGTGCTGTTCGATCTCCGCCTTGTTCTTTATTGATTCGTAATAGATCCGCACAATCAAGCTTTCCATCATGATTATCTCGTAATCTCTTATAATAATCACTGATCACAGGTGGTGTATCTACTCCAAATAAGCCTAATACCATTAATCCTCCTGCAATGGAACCACAAGTTGCTGCCATCTTCATTCCTCTTCCGAAGTTTGCTGCAACACGAAACGCTGCCTCTTCACTAATTCCCAAATCTTCTGCAAATGGAACTAATACTGCCTGTGCGCAATTATAATGGATATCCGTCATTGCACGGAGTTCCTTTGCTCTTTCAAAATATTTACTCATGAATAATCCTCTCTTCTTGAATATCTATTGTTATCCTAGCACTCTTTGCTAAGCTCACAGATTTCATCGATCATACTACCAATCGTATCAATGGTATCTAACAGTGGTGCATCGGTTGTAATATCGATACCAGCCATCGCTGCTAACTCTGCTGGAGTCTTCGTACTTCCTGCTGCTAATACGTTCTTCCAATCCTCTACCGCAACTTGTCCTTCGTTCTCAATTCTCTTACATACTTCCGTTGCGATCGTAAGACCTGCGCTGTACGTATAAGAATAAAGTCCCATATAATAATGAGGCTGACGCATCCAAGTAAGCTCTGCACCTTCTGTGAGTTCCACTTCATCACCCCAGAATTTGTGTAACGTATCTTTCATGATCTGGCTTAAGGTATCTGCCTGTACGCTGCCACCAGCTTCTACGATTTTGTATACTTCTCTCTGATAAGCTGCTTCTAATAAATGAGTCACAAAGTTATGATAATACGTATTACTGATCATAGCAGATAATACCCAGCGGCGGAAGCGCTTATCATCACTCGTCTTTAATAAATAGTGTCCCATTAAAAGCTCATTCATCGTTGATGGTGATTCAACAAAATAAGTAGATACTTCGGTATCAAAGATAGACTGTTTGCTATTGCAAGACTTAAAATGCCCTGCATGTCCTAATTCGTGAGCTAATGTAAAGACATCTGACATTCTCTCATTCCAAGTCATGAGAATGTAGGAGTTCTTGCCATAAGGGCTTGCACAGAAGCCACCCGTACATTTTCCTTTATTCTGAGCGAAATCAACCCAGCGCTCTTCGTAAGCGGTCTGGATCATCTTTACATAATCTTCGCCAAGGATGGCTAATCCTTTTTCAATATACTCTTTGGAACCTTCAATGGTAACCTTAGGATCATATTCGGTATCGATTGGAAGTTTCAGATCTGCAAATGTCATCTTATCTAAATGATGAATTTCTTTGATCAATCTTGCATATTTTCTCATATGAGGCGCAAGTTTCTCCATGATCACATCGATCTGACGATCATACATATCTCGACTTACCTTTTGATCAAATAATAAGCTGTCAAATACATTGTCAAATCCTCTTAATTTAGCCATTGCCATATCATGCTGCACATAAGCATTATAAGCAGTTGCCGTTACATTCTCATATTCTTTGATCTTCTTTGAGAATGCTTTGAATGCAGCTCGTCTCACATTCGTACGTGGATCATATTCATAGTCATCTTCAAATAAAGAATAACCGAGTGGATATTCTTTGCCATCAACCGTAAATGGATCAAACTTCATATCAGCAAGCTTCGTAATATTATAAACATCATATGGTGTCTGAAGGGTAGGTGCGATTGCTGCAAGTACACGTTCTGCCTCTGGATGAAGCTTATGTGGCTTACTTCTTAACACATTCTGAAGGAATAATTTATTCTCTTTTGCCATGTCAATTGCTTCAGTCAGCGTCTTTTCATCCTGCTCTTCGATCTCGCTTTCAATAAAGCTAAGCATACTAAGTGTCTCTGAGATGATTCTGCCAATCTTTGCATTACGATCTTGGTTTGCACCATCATAATAATCCACTTCTACTGCAAGCTCCGTATAGTGACTGATCAAAGTCGCGATAAGATTAATTTCTCTATAATCATCAAGACACGCGTTGATCATCTTTGCTGAATTCAACTTACCTTTATACTCTGTAACCATTTTATCTCTTAATTTTTCAAGCTTAGTAGCATCTGCATACATGTCCTCTTCTGTTGCATAAATCTTTGATAAATCCCATGTAAGTTCTACGGGAACGTCTTTCCTAGCTAATAATTCTTTTGCCATTTGTACCATTCCTTCCTTTGTTATGTAATTTTGATTTATAAAGCCCTACTAAGATTATAGTGATTCCTTATTTTGCCGTCAACTAATTCTCGTTCTCCTATTAATGATATCCTTTCTATTTCATAAAATAAAGGATCCTACTCAAGGCAAGATCCTTTATTTTTATTCTTCCCATTTTAAGATTTCTAATAACCCTGGTACCAACGCTTTCGCACTAGTACGTAAAATGATATCACCTTTTTCGGCAGATGCACCAGAGGGATCTCCACCAATTCCAATTGGATTTCCATCGGCATCTTTCCAGTCTTCCGATACCCATCCGATAGAAACCGCACCATAAGGAAGTAATGCTTTATTGTTGCAAAAGGCTTCCGGACGCCCTGCGACCGAAGTCTCCAACTTCACACACTCTGGATGCACAGCCATTACCATCGAAGTCTCCATCTCTCCCCCATGGAAGTCCCAGATGTTTCCTTCCGATATGGTCGCCTTCACATCTGGGTGACTAAATGCCCCGGATGATAAGATAAAGGCAGAAAGTCCATATTCGCTTCTAAGTTCTCTGCTCAGCACTTGAATGATCGGTGCATTTCCACCATGGCAAACAAGGAATGCAATCTTTTTAAATCCATGATGATGTAAACTTTCACAGATGTCATGAAGCATATGATAATACGTATCTGGTTTCAGTGTGATAGAACCACAGAAATTCTTATGCTCCGTACTCAGTCCTACCGGAATGACTGGGAAATATAACATCGGAAAGTCTTCTGGCAATTCCTCTTTGAGATAATCGAGCATTGCTTCTGCAATGATATCATCCGTTCCAAGGGGCGCCTGGTTCCCATGCTGTTCTAACGCTCCCACCGGTATCATTACAATCGTCTTCTTTTTATCTACCTGTTCCATTTCAAGCCTAGTCAAATCCCTATAATTTCTGATCATAATCTTATGAATCTCCTTTCAAATTTGCTATATAGAACAAAGTGTGCATCTCTTAGCTATAAATGAAAAAGCCGAAGATAACATTATCTTCGGCTTTTTGGGCTATCATCATCGTTCCCCTATTTGATACAAACAACTGCCTGCATCAAATAGACGAATATCAAACTACATACTTACTTCTTTCATCCAGACTATACTGTTGGTTTTGGAATTCTGCTGCTCTCATACATCAGTCACCAAATCGGCCTAAAAAGGTTCGCGGACTTTACCGCCAGTAGGGAATTGCACCCTGCCCCGAAGTATCTATTCTATTTACTGTCATTTACTATAGCAATGATAGGATTTCTTGTCAATCCTCTTTTCCTCACGAAACGATGGGATGACTTAGATAAATTGTTTGATATAGCTTACTAATTGAGGTACAGACATTCCATTTTCCGCTAACAATTCATCTGCTTTATAGTCTGTATGGAATGCTTTTGAAATACCATAGTTCTTAACCTTCATATCAGAATCGCCATAGAAGGATGCGATATTTTGTCCGTATCCGCCCATTAACTCTCCATCTTCTAACGTAATAACTACTTGATGATCTTCTTTTAATTCATTTAATAATTCTTCATCTAAACCAGTTAAGAATCTAGGATTGATCACTGTGATCTCTACTCCTGTTTCCTCTTTTACCTTTTTAGCTGTTTCAAGTGCCATTGGCATCATAACGCCTACGGCAACGATGGCTGCTTTGGAACCTTTACGTTCTACTTTGTTCTTATTATAGATCGTATAATCTGTAGTATCCTCTACGCCAGTAGATACGAAGCTTGCTGGTACTCGGATACCAACTGGATGATCCTTTTGAGTCGTTGCAAATCTAAACATCTGCACATATTCTTCTTTTGTTGTTGGTGCTAAATAAATAAGGTTAGGAATATGAGCGAACATTTGAATATCACATAATGCAATATGAGTATTGGAATTCATTCCATACACACCTGGCTGTAACACTAACATGGTTGCAGGATTATCATTTAAGCATAAGTCATGAGACATTTGGTCATACGTTCTTTGGAAGAATGGAGCGAATGTTCCAAACACTGGAGTTCCACCATTTTTTGCAATACCGCTGCTCATAGCAACTGCATTTTCTTCTGCAATACCAACATCGATAAATTGTCCACGTTTTGCATATGGTTCACGAATGCCTTCTACAAATCCAAGTCCCATTGGTGTACCTGCATTTAAGATCACTGCTTTTTCATTGTTGTCGATAAGATCTACTAAACTGTCAAATACGGTTGTATCTGGAGTCCAATCTCCAAATTTAGGTGATCCATCTTCCACATTAAATGGTCCGCCAGCATGCCAGCTTTCTCTATCAGCTTCTGCATAAGGTAAGCCTTTTCCTTTAATGGTATGAATATGCAATACGACTGGATGATCCGTTCCTTTTACACTTTCAAATAAAGAAATCATTTTGCCGATATCATGGCCATCCTCTAAATACTTATATTCTAATCCAAAGCTTTCGAATAAATTATTCTCGCATTTACCATTACTTTCTCTTAACGCTTTTAATGTTTTATAAATACCGCCATGGTTTTCCGCAATACTTTGATCATTATCATTTACAATAATAATTAAATTATTATTATATTCACCTGCAAAATCTAATGCTTCTAATGCTTCACCACCTGAAAGGGATCCATCTCCAATGATTGCAATGATATTTTCATCACGCTTATTAAGATCACGTCCTTTTGCTAATCCTAATGCTAAGGAAATTGAAGTGGATGTATGTCCAACAGTAAAGAAATCATGCTCGCTTTCGATTGGATTCGTATATCCAGTTACATCCCCAAAATGAGCTGCATCTAAAAATGCTTCTTTTCTACCTGTTAAAATTTTATGTGGATATGATTGATGAGAAACATCAAATACGAACTTATCTTTTGGTGAATTAAATACATAGTGCATTGCAACACTCATTTCCACCATTCCAAGATTCGGACCACTATGTCCGCCTGCATTGCTGATCTTATTAATCAAGGCTTCTCTTGTCTCATCCGCTAATTTCTGTAATTCTTCTTTGTTGATATTTTTTATGTCCTGAGGACCATTAATTTTTTCTAAATACATTTTTTCATCTCCTGTTAATCTAGTTATCTAGTTGCATATTACTTAGTATTTTCCTTAACAGAGCATATTATATTCCTTAGAGTTCACTCTAGGTCAATCTTTTTTTGCAAATTTCTACTTCATCTGCTAAAATCTATCTTTGGTATTATATTAAAGCAAAGAAAGAGGCTACTTATGAAGAGTAATTTATACATAGATGTAAATGAATCTACTGTCGCAATTAATAATAAGAGAACTGATTCGGTTCTCTATCATCTCATACAGTTTTTCAAAAGACAGTTTGTCCTTACGATAGCGATCCTAGCAATGATCGTCACTTGCCTTTTTGTTCCTGTGGATCATGCCTATTTAGGTTATTTTAACTTAAGAACTCTGGCGACCTTATTTTGTACGTTAGCTGTAGTAGCTGCCTTTTCTCATATTCATGTTTTTGAGATTTTAAGTAAGAATATCGTGCTAAAGCTTCATAACCTAAGAAATGCCACGTTGGGTCTAGTCTTTATTACCTTCTTTGGATCGATGCTACTTGCAAATGATATGGCTCTACTTACCTTTCTGCCACTTGGATATTATGTACTGAACAGTACGGAGAATAAACAGGCGATGGGATTTACGTTTATCATACAGAATATTGCTGCTAATCTGGGTGGTATGGTAACACCATTTGGAAATCCGCAAAACTTGTATTTATATTCTTACTTTAAAATTGATACGATGGAATTCGTAAAGATCATGCTGCCTAGTTTCTTAGCTGCTACCGTATTGATCGTGGTGTGCTGTCTATTTGTAAAACCGACTCCACTTACTTTAAAGAATGATGAAGATTATGTATTAGATAAAAAGAATACTTTGATTTATTCGGTTTTATTTGTTGCTAGTATTTTGATCGTGTTCCGTGTCGTGCCTTATATTTTGGGGACTGCTGTTATAACGATTGCTTTATTATTCTTAGACAAAGATTCTATTAAAGAAGTGAACTATCCGTTACTTGCTACGTTCTGTGTGTTCTTCGTATTTAGCGGGAACATGGCTCGTATTCCTGCTGTAAGCGCATTCTTTGAATATTTGCTTCCTAAAAATACGTTATTGTTTGGGATTTTATCTTGTCAGGTGATCAGTAATGTACCTAGTGCCGTATTGCTTTCTCACTTTACAGGAGATTATGCTAGTCTGCTGCCTGCTGTGAATATTGGGGGATGTGGAACTTTGATTGCTTCACTGGCTAGTTTGATTACGTTTAGTGAGTTTAAGAAACATCAGCCGGAGAAAGCGAAAGGGTATGTGGTTTTGTTCTCGGTTATCAATTTGGGATTTGTAATTCTTCTATTTTTTCTACAATCATTTATTAATTAAAGAAAACCTTCTGTGGTTCATATTCTTCCACAGAAGGTTTTCTTATTGTAAAACTATTTTGCTCGCTAAATCAGAGTTTGAGCGATGTCGAGATGATAAATTTTAATTTCACTTTGACTTATCCCCTCGACAAAATAAAATAATTTTCTATATTTCTTTCTGATTCCATCTTAATAATATTCCCGAAATAAAAGACAACACCGGCAACTCAATTAAAAGGCCAATCACTAACGCTAATGATATTAGTGGCTGATTGGGAAATGTAGCTACAGCAATTGCTAAAGATAACGGCGAATTTCTTGCAAGTGTAGTAAAATTTAATGCAACAATATCTTTCCTCTTAAATTTCAAAAATCTTCCCACCATTTGTCCAATAAAAAATGTAATCGCAAAGAACAGCATCAATGGTATAAACATTTCTATTAATAACATCGGATTATCTAATAATTTTTTTCCTTCGGATGCAAACATAATCACTACTGCAAGGCATAAAAATAATAGCTGAAGATTATCTCCTTGAGAAGAAATAAAATCCTGAAATTTCTCCTTATTTCTTACAACCATTCTTGTTAAAACTGATGCAATAAATGGAATCAAAAGAACCATCACAATACTTCCAACAATTGTAGATATATCCATTACTACTTCTCTTCCCATAAACATAAAAAGATAAAATGGCATTAGAACAATCTGTAAAATTAAATTTAGTGGTAGTATTGACATATTAAGTTCTATATTCCCCTTGCTTAATCCAGTGAATACTAAATACCAATCTGTGCAAGGTGTTATTAATAACATCATTAATCCTATTCTTATATCTACCGAATTTTCAAAAAAGATTCTTCCTAGAACATAAGCAACAAATGGTGTAATAATAAAATTAATAACTACTGCTGCACACGTATAACGTAAATAAGATAATGATTGCTTAATTTGTTTCAAGTCTACAGAAAGAAATAAAATATACAAAAGCAACATTAAAAATATTTCTATTAAATTAGATGAAACAGTACCCAATAGAGAAAAATTTCCTAATATCAAACCTAGTAAAGCTGCGACCATGATAATAAGTGGTTGTAATTTTCCAATCAAATTCAAAAAGTTTTCCTCCATAATAATATAAGTTCTGAACACGCTGTCCAGAACTTATATTATACGAATATTCTATCATTTTCAATAAATACATTTTTATACGTGTTGAGAAACTTTACTTTTAAAATCTCCTCAGTCCCCCCCTGAATAACTCCTCCAATTAAGCCCCTTGTTGTTTCCAGTCTTTTCTGTCTTCACAATAGATTTGTTTGTTAATTACCAGACATCCATTCAACTGAAAATAAAATATCCTTTATGCTTCATCTTTCGTCAATTCACATTGTTTTCTAAGTGCTACAGTATATTCTTACGCCTGCTACTGTTTTGATCGTGGTATGGTGTCTGTTTGTAAAACTACGCCACTTACATTGAAGGAAGATAATAATTATGTATTGAATAAAGAACGTACGCTAATCTATCCATTGCTTGCTACGTTCTTTATATACTACAATTCTTAATGATTATATTTTATTCAACGAGCCATTTTGCAATATTATCTACTTCTTCCATATATTCTGGATGTGCTTTTATCTCACCACGTGCTGGAATTCCACCAAATACTAATGTTTTGGTCTCTTCTACACCCATTTGAATAAATGTTTCTCCAGACCAAGCTGCATATTTTTCATAAATATCTTTTGGACCACCCCAAAATGATAATATTAATGCTGCTTTCTTTCCGAATTTCGATGTATTCGACATATTCTTCTTTTCCACATGAAAGAATGGGTATAATCTTTCAATAAATACTCTTGCTTGTGATCCCATCTGATGATTACAAATTGGAGACGTTAAAACAATCGCATCACATTCATCGATAATAGGGAGTAGTTCTGTAATGTCATCCTTTTGTACACAATTCTGTGTCTCTTTTCCCTGACAAGCTGCACAAGCCATACAATGGTTACATTTCTTTTCACGCATTTTAAATACAGTTACCTCAGCATTCTTAAATTGTGATGCTAACGTGTCAACAATCACCTCTGAATTCCCACCTTTTCTTGGACTTGCATCGACTAATAATATTTTCTTCATTCTACTATTCCTCCCAAATAAATAACTTATTCAAACTATACATATACTATAAATTGGGATTTCATCAATGTAAAATGCTTATGTTGTAAGTCTAACCCATACATTTTTTGTATTTCTTAATATATTCAATAAACGCTGTCGCTGCCTTAGAAAATCTCTGGTTATCTTTCCAGGCAAGAAATGCTCCTAATTCTAGCTTTGGTTCAAATGGAATAAATACAAGTTCATCATATTTACAACCTGGTTTTGAGCAGATCACTGCTCCTTCCCCTTTTCTTGCAACAGTTGCAGCATTAGACAAAAGATTGTAATGCATCATTGGTATCATCATCTGGGCACACTCATCACACCAGCTTGCTAACTCATTGTGCATCGTTTCATCCATGACGGTGATTAGGGGCGTACCAATCAAATCTTCATTTTTCACAACCTCGTGAGAAGATAACTTGGACTTTTCCTGTACTAATACTCCCCATATATCTTTCTGTTCCATTCTAATATAACGATATTTTTCAATGTCAACTGGCTCAACTAATAATCCTAAATCCATATTCCCTTGTTCTATCCAGGAACGTATCTCAATATTATTACCACTTCTTAATTCGAATTTAATCAGCGGATGTTTCTTCCTAAATGACATCATAATTTCAGAAAGCTCATTCATTGTTTGCGTTTCGCTACATCCAATTGATATTTCACCAGTTAGTTCTTGTCCCGTCTCCTTTAATTCTTTCTTTGATTTTTCTGTCAAATTTACTATTTCCTGTGCCCTTCTTCGAAACAGATGTCCTTCTTCTGTAAGGTATATATTATGCTTTCCACGTTCGAAAAGCTTTACTTCCAACTCTTCTTCTAACTGCTGGAGCTGTCTTGATAATGTCGGCTGTGTAATATGCAACAATTGCGCAGACTTTGTGATATTTTCCTCTTTGGCCACTAGCAAGAAGTACTTCAGTATACGAATATCCATCTTTATAATTCCTCCATACATTTATTGTATTGATTATACCATTACTATTAAATTTTTGTATACTAAACCAATACATACAATTTGGTATTTGTCCATGCTAACTCCATTCGGGAATCCACAGAATCTGTATTTATATTCTTATTATGGAATTGATACGATGGAATTCGTAAAGATCATGCTACCTAGCTTCTTAGCGGCTACTGTTTTGATTGTGGTATGTTGTCTGTTTGTGAAATCGACTCCACTTACTTTAAAGAATGACGAAGACTTTGTATTAGATAAAAAGAAGACTTTGATTTATTCGGTTTTATTTGTGGCTAGTATTCTGATTGTATTCCGTGTTGTTCCTTATATTGGGGGAACTATTGTGATTACGATTGCTTTACTATTCTTAGATAAAGATTCGATTAAAGAAGTGAATTATCCGTTACTTGCTACGTTCTGTGTCTTCTTTGTATCAAGTGGCAATATGGCTCGTATTCCTGCTGTTAGTACATTCTTTGAATATTTGCTTCCTAAGAATACGTTATTGTTTGGGATTTTATCTTGCCAGTTTATTAGTAATGTGCCTAGTGCGGTATTGCTTTCCCACTTTACTGGTGACTATGCAAGTCTGCTACCTGCTGTGAATATTGGGGGATGTGGAACGCTTATCGCTTCGCTTGCTAGTTTGATAACGTTTAGTGAGTTTAAGAAACATCAGCCTGAGAAAGTGAAAGGGTATGTTGTTCGGTTCTCGGTGATTAATTTTAGCTTTGTGATTCTTCTATTCCTTTTACAAACTTTGATTCCTTAAAAAAGAAGATACCTTTTGAGCTTTCATACTTCAAAAGGTATCTTCTTTTTTCTCATTGAACTATCTTTAAATATTAAAGTTCTGTAGCATAAGAACCTACTTGGAAATTAGTAATTTTTCCATGGTCATAAGAATCATAACCTGCTAGTTTCCCATAGGAACGCATTACTTCTGGAGATAAATCTTCAATTACTGTTCCAATCGTAGGTACTACTTTTTCAAGCCATGTAAACCAGTAAAGATTTTCTGCCAGCTTAATATAGTAGCAGCGATCTGTATCACAAAGACCATTTTCAATACCGCTTACACAATGCCAAGTATAATATTTGTCATTTAGATAAATATGTTCATACGTATCATTTGAACTATATCTAAAGCGAACATGCTTACCAATTAGTTCTTTTGTAAATTCATGTTTCTTTGTTGTATCTGTAAATGGTGCATCAACTGCTGCATGAAGATATTCTGCTTTAACGGATGTCATCGGCATATTGTTCATTGCACGAACAAGCTGGGATACATCTGCTTCTTCTCTCGTAGGCAACTGTGCACGCATAGTAGTTGCAATTCCAAGATTCTTATCGATAACTGTTGTAATCGACTGAGATAGACCATGATCTTCAATAAAATCAACTAGATAAATACCTTCTCTAGGTGATACAGCTGTGTAGATACAAGCATACGCTTCTTCTTGTCCATCTTTTGAATAAGATGCTTTCATACATTCTTCATCTAAGAATGTATATATCACATTACTACCATTTTCATAGTTTAATGTAACGCTTGTACCAAGTAAATCTTTTGTAGATTCTTTTTTAAATTCACTAAAACCATTAGAAAGCTCTTCTACGGTTGGGAAATCATTTTTATTACTCATTTTATGTTCCTCCATATAATTCATCATTAATTTATATCCGAAGATGATTATATAGTCTCCACTTACTGGAGAGTCAATGGTTAATTTAAAAAGAATTTTTAATTTACTTGAATTTTTAGTTTAATCAAGGTTGATTCTTTGCCGTCTTGTATTCTTGGTATAATCCACTCCTCAGTAAAATCTCCAATTGTTTTTCGATTTTCATTCTGAATAAAATCAGTAAGTCTACGGTAATACTGCTCTTTTTGGTATACATTATCATCAAATACGATACACGCATATTCTCCTGCTGGCTGCACGCAAACATTCGGTGTGCTTGCATCAGACATATAGTTGCGAATATCGGGATTGATAATTCCTTCTCCTTTAAAATAAGCATCCGCAGATGTGCTTACACCATACAATGAATAAACATGTTCACTCTCTTCTCCACTACCCAGCGCTACTTTTCTGAAATTAATCTCCTGTTCTTCTGGCGTTGTAGACTGATACGGATAAGATTGATAATACTGCTTTGATTCCTGCCCTATATAAGGTGTATTTATTTGAACCGCAACAGCTTCTCGTATAATCTGAGAGATTACAGACATAGAATCTCTCATTTTTTCATATTCCTTTATTTTTTGATTCATGACATCAATCTGTTTTTCAATAACATCTGCAATATCAGATGCCTGAAGATCATGCTCCATAATTTCAGCGATTTCCTCTAAGGACATATTCATTCTTTTTGAATTACGAATAATATCAATCCGTACAAATTGATCAATAGAATAATATCGATATCCCGATGATGGATCTATATATGCAGGCGTTAGCAAACCACAATCACTATAGAACCGCAGTGTTTTTACTGGAAGATGATAGATTTTCGAAATTTCACCAATCCTAAATAAGCGTTGTTTATCTTTCATTTTTCTCCCTCAATTCAAATTTGTTGCTATCTATAGCTTATCCAAAACTTTTGTACAGTGCAATTGAATATTAACAATACTCAAAATTTAAAATACTTCATTTGGTATTTGTACATGCTAATTAGTTTCTGCCTTCCACTT carries:
- a CDS encoding transcriptional regulator, MerR family, giving the protein MKDKQRLFRIGEISKIYHLPVKTLRFYSDCGLLTPAYIDPSSGYRYYSIDQFVRIDIIRNSKRMNMSLEEIAEIMEHDLQASDIADVIEKQIDVMNQKIKEYEKMRDSMSVISQIIREAVAVQINTPYIGQESKQYYQSYPYQSTTPEEQEINFRKVALGSGEESEHVYSLYGVSTSADAYFKGEGIINPDIRNYMSDASTPNVCVQPAGEYACIVFDDNVYQKEQYYRRLTDFIQNENRKTIGDFTEEWIIPRIQDGKESTLIKLKIQVN
- a CDS encoding anion permease ArsB/NhaD-like produces the protein MATSKKYFSIRISIFIIPPYIYCIDYTITIKFLYTKPIHTIWYLSMLTPFGNPQNLYLYSYYGIDTMEFVKIMLPSFLAATVLIVVCCLFVKSTPLTLKNDEDFVLDKKKTLIYSVLFVASILIVFRVVPYIGGTIVITIALLFLDKDSIKEVNYPLLATFCVFFVSSGNMARIPAVSTFFEYLLPKNTLLFGILSCQFISNVPSAVLLSHFTGDYASLLPAVNIGGCGTLIASLASLITFSEFKKHQPEKVKGYVVRFSVINFSFVILLFLLQTLIP
- a CDS encoding iron-sulfur flavoprotein — translated: MKKILLVDASPRKGGNSEVIVDTLASQFKNAEVTVFKMREKKCNHCMACAACQGKETQNCVQKDDITELLPIIDECDAIVLTSPICNHQMGSQARVFIERLYPFFHVEKKNMSNTSKFGKKAALILSFWGGPKDIYEKYAAWSGETFIQMGVEETKTLVFGGIPARGEIKAHPEYMEEVDNIAKWLVE
- a CDS encoding MoaF protein precursor, producing the protein MSNKNDFPTVEELSNGFSEFKKESTKDLLGTSVTLNYENGSNVIYTFLDEECMKASYSKDGQEEAYACIYTAVSPREGIYLVDFIEDHGLSQSITTVIDKNLGIATTMRAQLPTREEADVSQLVRAMNNMPMTSVKAEYLHAAVDAPFTDTTKKHEFTKELIGKHVRFRYSSNDTYEHIYLNDKYYTWHCVSGIENGLCDTDRCYYIKLAENLYWFTWLEKVVPTIGTVIEDLSPEVMRSYGKLAGYDSYDHGKITNFQVGSYATEL
- a CDS encoding transcriptional regulator, LysR family, with protein sequence MDIRILKYFLLVAKEENITKSAQLLHITQPTLSRQLQQLEEELEVKLFERGKHNIYLTEEGHLFRRRAQEIVNLTEKSKKELKETGQELTGEISIGCSETQTMNELSEIMMSFRKKHPLIKFELRSGNNIEIRSWIEQGNMDLGLLVEPVDIEKYRYIRMEQKDIWGVLVQEKSKLSSHEVVKNEDLIGTPLITVMDETMHNELASWCDECAQMMIPMMHYNLLSNAATVARKGEGAVICSKPGCKYDELVFIPFEPKLELGAFLAWKDNQRFSKAATAFIEYIKKYKKCMG